Part of the Synechococcus sp. HK01-R genome is shown below.
ATAAGGCCAGAATTGGCAGCCAAATAGGAGAAGGAACTGGTCTCGCAAAAGAATGCTCTACAGCGATTATAGCAGGTGGCCCCTATCCGGCCAACTACGGCACTTTCAATTCAGGACTAACAGTAGCCCAAAACTGCAATGGAGGCGACACAGCTACCGCTCCAGCAGCAAACGTCACCTATGTCTCGACAGCAGCAACAGCTGAAACTGCTGGCGTTACCTGTGGTAGCGCTTCACTAACAAACGGCCAAACATGCACAATTACAGTGAACAATGCAACCGGCGCAGTTTCGTATACAGCAGGATAATTTTTTTACATACAGTTTCTAAATACAGGATAAACAACTCTGGCT
Proteins encoded:
- a CDS encoding prepilin-type N-terminal cleavage/methylation domain-containing protein, with protein sequence MTSLNSRLQLALLNRKKGRNALEKGFTLVELMIVIVIVGILSAVALPQFLGLSNKARIGSQIGEGTGLAKECSTAIIAGGPYPANYGTFNSGLTVAQNCNGGDTATAPAANVTYVSTAATAETAGVTCGSASLTNGQTCTITVNNATGAVSYTAG